The Alnus glutinosa chromosome 3, dhAlnGlut1.1, whole genome shotgun sequence nucleotide sequence atttttgaaattagaattgaattcttattctgtttgcaaatttcgaagtttgactttttagaaaaagttgaacaaaatatgatttgtttttgaaaaagttgactaaaatatgatttatttttgaaaaaatttgaaacagaATCCTACTTGTAATTAAAGCAAAAGTGGAGGATTTTTCTCGTAAAGCATAAGAAATAGACACTATGATTTATAAGCTACTTtcctaagaaaataaataaataaagatgatTTATTGGCCAAGCAGAAGAGCCAATGCCGACTGCTGCTTGTAGTGCACAATAGAGAGTGCGAGacattattacaatttattagCTACTTACAATAAAAAGATGATTTGTGGGCCAATTAGAACAACAAAAGGCAGCTAAAACCGTGTTATCATGGCCCATGGGCCATGGTCGTAAATCAATTTCTTAACATGTGGCCCTTTCCAGCTAAGTTGCTTCCGTCAAACGGATGAATTCCCTTTCCCATTCAACAGCATTGATTATGCTCTACTTATAACCCGACAGTCCCCAAAAGTGCTCGCCGTTCGTTGTGCGCCATTCGGGTTTTAACCAACTGCAATGATTAGATCCATGCACCATAAGGTTTACAATTTACAATTTATGCGGGATTTTGAATAAGGGTTCGTTCGGattttgtaatttgaaaaagtagaattttaaaataataattttaaaatttatgatttgaaaatgtgatttattaataaaaaaaaaaaaaaaaaaggttaagagtttgatttttaaaatcataatttaccctttaaaattttgcccGCAATTTGAAAAACGTAGATCTTTCAcgttttcaaattataattttttaaaaacgctaTCTAAAACGATCtattttctgcgatttagttttaattcaaACTTTTTGCCTCTAAAATTGCAATGTCAAACACACCCTAAGGCTAGTCTAGATGGAAGACAATGGATAGCacctctttttttgttttcattttttaaatgagtGGGGCAATAGCTCCAACTTGGATGAAAAAAGTGTTGGGCAAACATGCATATTatgtaaaagagaaatgcttggttgtacactctcatcccactacTATTCCACCCTTATCTATATAGATCAAATATATTGTTACACAAATCAaggtcccactacactctctctACTATCTCTTATATTATTGGCTCACATAAATAAGGGTGAGATAAGAGTGAGATAGGAGTGtacaaccaaacatttctcgTTTGTAAATTTCTACAGAGAAATAAGGCACATATGTAAATAATACACAGAAGAAACTCATTTTCCATACTATAATTTGTGTTCAAGAAGAGTTGAGAATTTAGTTTGAGTACATTTTGCAACCTCTTAGAAAACATTATCTCCCTTTAGGGACATTGCAACTCATTTGTCGTCTCTCGCTGTTTGttatttgttggtacagttttcagtATGACCGTGACAACTCACTCCTTTCCAATGATCTTGACGTCCGATCACTGCAAAAATAAACACATTGAAAAGAACACGCCAGGGGTTGGCTAGCGTTCTTCtctccaatgcctaagtcaatTTTTGAGTGTATATTGAGCAcaagtataaaaaattgttggttTCATACCTAAAGGTTCATTTATAGGTGGAGGggaaaattaaatttttctcCTTAGGATtttgtctctttcttcttcttcaacctaGGAGCGCCGTTAGAATTAGACCCTAGTCTGGAATCGCTCATCTTCCAAATTAGGACTCTTTCCTTAATAACCTCAAGGCGAAATTTACATAAACAAATCACGGGATGAGACGCTGTTCTATAATATCTAGGGTTGCACGTAACAGACCCCCGGTCTATTGTGTTAGCTTGGGACAATACGGTGCCTGGGACTTCTGATTGTCCATCCTCGCTGACTTACATCTGGTGGGCTTTGGGCTCACATTTCAGCTTGAACTGATGCGGGCTGAAAGGCTTGCCGCTACAAACATGGGCGGCCAggtgggattattcccaacaatatTCAAACCTGTGGACTGTTTCAATGGCAAATGTGATCATACCAAATGGGATTTGAAGTTGAATCTCTCTTTTCCTGGACAAAAATAACGTGTTTTTTGACCGTGTGGCTGTTCCTACTGTCTAAATAATGATATCCACACGCATACTTTTATTTCTTAATCCCCTGTAAATCCACCGTGTAATCTGCTCGTGGGAGGGCATTTGCAACCCATAAAAGCAGCACAAATACCAAATACTACACAAAACAAACAATTATTTTGGCCATTTGCTGCATCAAGTAAACCCCCCCACATGATTTTTGTTCTAATGATTGTCATTATCATGGTGTCTTTGCTGTTAATCCGTTAGCTTACACGCCAGATACCATGAATTCAAAATTACTTCTTCAAAAATCCCTTTTGCACATGCAATTACCAAATCTTTGACTTGACAAAAAGAGAACAAGTTAGAGACACACAGATCTCAGCAATATATATGAActtgaaaggaaaaaagggaTGTTTCCATTTTCCTTTGGCCTCTTCTAAGCACACCGCATTTTTACATTCATTCTTGATTCTAATCGTACAACCACGAAGATACACCTCTACTGTGCATTACAAACCAACCCTACCAGTTTTCTGAAATTGAAaacgttgaaaaaaaaaaaacaaaaagcactTACATTCTCGTGACACATAATAGAGAAAACTTAATAGTAATTCTATAATAAGGAAGGAGAGCAAAATTCGTAAACCCAAAACCCCAAACACTGCCCTAGAGAGGTTGCTGCATTGTCACCACTAAGGGGCTGGTGACATTGTGCTTCCCATCAGACCATACTACAGAACCAGTCATCATACGAGAGCTACCAGGGGAGAGCTTAACTGCCCTGGCTTGCACCCTAACAAGGAAGTTGAGCTTCTGACCCACCCTCCGGAACAAGAGCTTTTCCGGCTGGACCGTCACCGTCGTTCCACCGGGCGGCCTAACCGTAACTTGGTATGCCGAATTGGGGTCTCCAACATTAGTCACAGTCCGAATAAAATGCGTAGACATCTTGTGCTTCCCATATTGTTGAAACACCGTAGACAACGAGGGGTAATTCAAATTCCCAACATGGCCAGCCCTTTTCGCCTTGCTGCAATCTGCAGTCTTCCTAGTAATCACTTGGATGTTCTTGATAGTGTAATTGGAATTGCAGAGGAAATCCATGTAATCATAGGAATTAATATCATAGACCAGACCGGGATCCATGGCCTTCTCGGGATGAACATGGCCAGCCCCAAAATCAAAAAAGGTGGAAACATTCCCAGTGGACTCATCCAACAAGTTTCCACCACCACGATTATCCACAGTATAAGCAGTAGTCATGAGCGCCGACCTTATTGCCGCTGGACTCCATTCCGGGTGTGCTGCTTTCAACAACGCAGCCAAGCCGGAAACATGGGGGCAAGCCATTGAAGTGCCAGATAGTATATTGAACTCGGTTCTACGCTTATCCGAAGGAATGCCCGAGGGCCCAACTCTGTCAGGCCAAGCAGCAAGAATGTTCAATCCCGGCGCGATCACATCGGGCTTCAGTATCTCCGGGGTCTCCGGATTAGGCCCCCGAGCCGAAAACGATGCCACCACTGGGGCTGGCCTCACTCCCAGCCTTGTCCCCTTGAAGACAATGGTAGCCACCGCCGGCGACTTCGAGGCTGCCGAAATGTACTTCCTGATCTCGTCACCGCCGGATGCACCAACGGCAGTGGCGGGCAGCACGTGGCAATCGGCCACCAATCCTTCCCCATCGAAAACCCCGTTTGCTAAGATCATACCGAAACCCCCCGCTTTCTTTACCACCTCACCTTTGGCAGCTCTCGAATTGATCCCTCTGTCGCACAACACGATCTTGCCTTTCACCAAATTGGGGTCCAAAGAACCTTCCAAACACAACGAGGACGAGTACCCATCACCGCCACCACCACCTTCTGTGCTCCCGGCGTATACCAAGGGGTACATCCGACCCGGAGCTAAACCCGGACCGCCGTAAACACTCATACCCGGTATGGTTTTCCCATTTCCGAGCTTGACATGGGCTGGGAAATCCCTATCAATGGTGCCGGCACCGACCGTGGTGACCCAGGGAGCAACATTCGTAACGGTGAGTCCGCCGGGGCCGCCATTACCGGCCGAGGCGGAGACGAAGACGCCGGCATCGGAGGCTCCGAAAGCGCCAATGGCAATGGCGTCGAGGTAGTAGGGGACGACAACGCCACCGACGCTCAGGGAGATGACGTCGACGCCGTCAGCCACGGCGGCGTCGAAGGCCGAGAGGATGTCGGAGTCGTAGCAGCCGGAGTTCCAGCAGACCTTGTAGGCGGCAAGGCGGGCTTTGGGAGCCATCCCTGCAGCGACGCCGCGCGCGTAGCCGAGGGTGGAAGCCGGGAAGACGTAGCGGCCGGCGGCGATGGAGGCGGTGTGGGTGCCATGGCCATCGGAGTCTCTGGGAGAGCGGGACTCGGTGGTCTCGTTCATTTTGCCGTTGGTGGACTCGTAACCTGCGCAGAAGAAGCTGGCACCGATGAGCTTGCGGTTGCAGGAGGAGGGGGAGAAGTCCTTCGCCGCCACGCATCGGCCTTTCCACTTGGAGGGGACGGGCCCGAGGTCCCGGTCGGCGAAGCTCTTGTGCTCGGGCCAGATTCCGGTGTCGATGACTCCGATGACGAGGTCGGAGCCGAAGTCCGACTCTTTGAGAAGGCCGGTGCTGTCAGAAGTCCGGAGGCCCAGAAACTGAGGGGAGCGCGTGGTTTGAGGGTGGCGAACTTGCTCGGGAATGAGGGAGAGAACGTGTGGGAGGGACCGGAGGTTTTGGGCTTCGGAGGGGGAGAGCTGGGCGGAGAAGCCGTGGAAGATGGTGGAGTAGGTGTGGATGATTCTGCTGCGGCCACTGCTCTCGGCTGGTGGGTGCAGCGTCACGTTCGTCAGGGCGGAGAGGGAGGACTCGTACCAGAGCTGGTGGGTTGGGAAAATGGAAGGCTTGGCATCGGGTTGGACTTGGACAATGTAAGtagtcttcttcttctcgtcACT carries:
- the LOC133863072 gene encoding subtilisin-like protease SBT1.5, which encodes MASSAFLLLLFLLSLNSLTSTSSSSSSTIASDEKKKTTYIVQVQPDAKPSIFPTHQLWYESSLSALTNVTLHPPAESSGRSRIIHTYSTIFHGFSAQLSPSEAQNLRSLPHVLSLIPEQVRHPQTTRSPQFLGLRTSDSTGLLKESDFGSDLVIGVIDTGIWPEHKSFADRDLGPVPSKWKGRCVAAKDFSPSSCNRKLIGASFFCAGYESTNGKMNETTESRSPRDSDGHGTHTASIAAGRYVFPASTLGYARGVAAGMAPKARLAAYKVCWNSGCYDSDILSAFDAAVADGVDVISLSVGGVVVPYYLDAIAIGAFGASDAGVFVSASAGNGGPGGLTVTNVAPWVTTVGAGTIDRDFPAHVKLGNGKTIPGMSVYGGPGLAPGRMYPLVYAGSTEGGGGGDGYSSSLCLEGSLDPNLVKGKIVLCDRGINSRAAKGEVVKKAGGFGMILANGVFDGEGLVADCHVLPATAVGASGGDEIRKYISAASKSPAVATIVFKGTRLGVRPAPVVASFSARGPNPETPEILKPDVIAPGLNILAAWPDRVGPSGIPSDKRRTEFNILSGTSMACPHVSGLAALLKAAHPEWSPAAIRSALMTTAYTVDNRGGGNLLDESTGNVSTFFDFGAGHVHPEKAMDPGLVYDINSYDYMDFLCNSNYTIKNIQVITRKTADCSKAKRAGHVGNLNYPSLSTVFQQYGKHKMSTHFIRTVTNVGDPNSAYQVTVRPPGGTTVTVQPEKLLFRRVGQKLNFLVRVQARAVKLSPGSSRMMTGSVVWSDGKHNVTSPLVVTMQQPL